A single genomic interval of uncultured Desulfobacter sp. harbors:
- a CDS encoding aldehyde ferredoxin oxidoreductase family protein — translation MKGFFNQILYVDLSNQKAEIKSVDKAVYENFLGGKGLATWLLTELNPPGIDPLSPENRLIFATGAVTGTATWGSSRYGVFTKSPLTGLYAESYSGGKVPEAIAAAGFDAIVIHGRSDDLTLMEITPEGAFFHDARHLAGKDTFETESAVRAGFSDKYPKGWKTGLSVIGPAAEAGVKFSIIKNDGWRCAGRAGTGTVMGSKNLKAIVFSGNKKREVFDKKRLTRLAKAMAAEAKDHPVVQAYKSMGTSQMVKVMNNAGAFPTRYWTKGYAPHWEKISADALHNQCDVTPHACAKCYLSCGRMTTVTQGPHKGLVLEGPEYETLYTFGGLCMVEEVEEIVRLNHVCDSLGIDTITAGNLAAFAMMAHEQGKSDYAIQFGDARAIEELLVKIATNEAGIGRTLAKGIRHAAAVFGMEDQAVHVKGMEPAGYDPRVLKGMGLAYAASDRGACHLRTTFYKPELSGMIDPKQTKDKAKLLIDFEDRLTLFDTMILCKFYRDLYPWELLEEMITAATGIDGSKENLSNIALNVAAKAREFNLREGMTPSDETLAPAFFTPLKDSGAAITKDEMDFMLSDYHKIRNWNDER, via the coding sequence ATGAAAGGTTTTTTTAATCAAATTCTTTACGTGGATCTGTCTAATCAGAAGGCTGAGATCAAGAGTGTGGATAAGGCGGTTTACGAAAATTTCCTGGGAGGCAAGGGGCTTGCCACCTGGCTGCTGACAGAGTTGAACCCGCCGGGTATTGATCCCCTTTCGCCGGAAAACCGGCTGATCTTTGCCACGGGCGCTGTAACGGGCACCGCCACCTGGGGCAGTTCCAGGTACGGGGTCTTTACCAAATCTCCTTTGACTGGTCTCTATGCCGAGTCCTACTCCGGGGGCAAGGTCCCTGAAGCCATTGCCGCCGCAGGCTTTGACGCCATTGTCATCCACGGCAGATCAGATGACCTGACCCTGATGGAAATCACCCCGGAAGGAGCCTTTTTCCACGACGCCCGTCATCTTGCCGGCAAAGACACCTTTGAAACCGAGTCTGCCGTCAGAGCTGGATTCAGCGACAAATACCCCAAAGGATGGAAAACCGGACTCAGTGTAATCGGCCCTGCTGCCGAGGCCGGGGTCAAATTTTCCATCATTAAAAACGATGGATGGCGGTGTGCGGGACGGGCCGGCACCGGCACGGTCATGGGGTCAAAAAACCTGAAAGCCATTGTTTTTTCCGGCAACAAAAAACGGGAGGTTTTTGATAAAAAAAGGCTGACCCGACTTGCCAAGGCCATGGCTGCCGAGGCCAAGGATCATCCCGTGGTCCAGGCCTACAAGTCCATGGGCACCTCTCAGATGGTAAAAGTCATGAATAATGCCGGTGCCTTTCCCACCCGGTACTGGACCAAAGGATACGCCCCCCACTGGGAAAAGATATCGGCTGATGCCCTGCACAACCAATGCGACGTCACCCCCCATGCCTGCGCCAAATGCTATCTTTCCTGCGGCCGGATGACAACGGTCACCCAAGGGCCCCACAAGGGACTGGTGCTGGAGGGACCGGAGTACGAAACCTTATACACCTTTGGCGGCCTGTGCATGGTAGAGGAGGTGGAAGAAATTGTCCGGCTCAACCATGTCTGCGACAGTCTGGGGATAGACACCATTACTGCCGGCAATCTGGCAGCCTTTGCCATGATGGCCCACGAACAGGGAAAGTCTGACTATGCCATTCAATTCGGTGACGCCCGGGCCATCGAAGAACTGCTGGTCAAAATTGCGACCAATGAAGCGGGCATCGGCCGGACCCTGGCCAAGGGCATTCGTCACGCCGCCGCAGTTTTCGGTATGGAGGACCAGGCCGTTCATGTCAAAGGGATGGAACCGGCAGGCTACGATCCCAGGGTACTCAAGGGCATGGGCCTGGCCTATGCCGCTTCGGACCGGGGCGCTTGCCATTTGCGGACTACCTTTTACAAGCCGGAATTGTCCGGCATGATCGATCCCAAGCAGACAAAAGACAAGGCAAAACTCCTTATTGATTTTGAAGACAGACTTACCCTGTTTGACACCATGATATTGTGTAAATTTTACCGGGATCTCTACCCCTGGGAACTGCTCGAAGAAATGATCACGGCGGCAACAGGTATAGACGGATCAAAGGAAAATCTGTCGAACATTGCCCTGAACGTGGCAGCCAAAGCCCGGGAATTTAACCTGAGAGAAGGCATGACCCCAAGCGACGAGACCCTGGCACCTGCTTTTTTCACACCGCTTAAAGACTCCGGGGCCGCCATAACCAAGGATGAGATGGATTTTATGCTCAGTGACTACCATAAAATTCGGAACTGGAATGACGAAAGGTAA
- a CDS encoding MBL fold metallo-hydrolase, with protein sequence MGKFESASLSAGDPERIAEIVGSSCCRVLLFGNMGAGKSFLARELGRILSGKGMPCLCLGADPGSPGFGVPGAVNLGRWENSRWHREALVPVCSLDAGRFRLPLVQAAAWIARDTGINPLLVDTPGLTRGIAAAELLTGLIHALGIQTVLVLCKKDAPLPCFQELASTPVRVFRVEPSQKAGHPGKKERMIARTRLWDAYLEGARTLEAAFESLTLTGTPPPREVPAAWLGRQVALMKKNMPVNMGEVVAMDRGKIKILTPGGSASFDGLMVRDACRTGSGFLQTARPVTAGIISRTDVLQGKRAAKEKPSDTVIHMGDLCACLMNGVAGDPLVHVRIMNQKLSLLLDLGDGQRLPGKLAHQVTNVFISHAHLDHISGFLPLLRARMGNLPACNIFGPPGITANIQGMVNGVLWDRLESPGPEFHVHELDTDAMTVSRVQGGKRWPKLIAKENIQDNLILETGVFKARAIQLDHGTPVMAYKIELEPGLNINKTALAHMSLSAGPWLGRLKTAIASGHLESLIRLPDGRSISAGVLAETLIRVSPALSLVYATDFANSPSNRERLIRFAQNAHTFFCEAAFTRAHKARATASGHLTADACGEIAKVANVGQLVPFHFSKRYDGDPGLIYEEVRSVYAGKVVYFPGS encoded by the coding sequence GTGGGAAAATTTGAATCAGCATCCCTTTCCGCCGGCGATCCGGAACGTATTGCTGAAATAGTGGGCAGCAGCTGTTGCCGGGTTCTACTCTTTGGGAATATGGGCGCAGGCAAGTCGTTTCTGGCACGGGAGTTGGGCAGGATTTTATCCGGGAAAGGCATGCCCTGCCTGTGCCTCGGCGCAGATCCCGGATCACCGGGGTTTGGGGTGCCTGGTGCCGTTAATTTGGGCCGGTGGGAAAACAGCCGATGGCACAGGGAGGCGCTGGTCCCGGTTTGCAGTCTGGATGCAGGACGGTTTCGTCTCCCCCTTGTCCAGGCGGCTGCATGGATTGCCAGGGATACGGGTATAAATCCTCTTTTGGTGGACACCCCCGGCCTGACCCGGGGCATTGCCGCAGCCGAGTTGCTTACGGGCCTGATTCATGCGCTTGGTATTCAGACCGTCCTTGTGCTTTGTAAAAAGGATGCACCGCTGCCCTGTTTTCAAGAGCTTGCTTCCACACCGGTAAGGGTTTTCCGGGTGGAGCCCTCGCAAAAGGCCGGACACCCCGGCAAAAAAGAGCGAATGATTGCCCGCACCCGGCTGTGGGATGCCTATCTTGAGGGGGCGAGAACCCTGGAAGCGGCCTTTGAATCCCTTACGCTTACCGGAACACCGCCGCCCAGGGAAGTACCCGCCGCCTGGCTGGGACGCCAGGTTGCATTAATGAAAAAAAATATGCCTGTTAACATGGGGGAAGTGGTTGCCATGGACCGGGGAAAAATCAAAATTCTGACACCCGGCGGGTCGGCCTCTTTTGACGGGCTTATGGTCAGGGATGCCTGCCGCACCGGGTCGGGCTTTTTACAGACGGCAAGGCCGGTTACGGCCGGCATCATAAGCCGGACCGATGTGCTTCAGGGCAAGAGAGCCGCCAAAGAAAAACCGTCGGACACCGTTATCCACATGGGCGACCTTTGTGCTTGCCTCATGAACGGGGTCGCAGGCGACCCCCTGGTGCATGTGCGGATCATGAATCAAAAATTAAGCCTGCTCTTGGACCTGGGCGATGGTCAACGGCTGCCTGGGAAACTTGCCCATCAAGTGACGAATGTTTTTATTTCCCATGCCCACCTGGATCACATCAGTGGGTTTTTACCCCTGCTCCGGGCACGGATGGGGAATTTGCCGGCCTGTAATATCTTTGGACCGCCCGGCATTACGGCCAATATCCAGGGCATGGTGAACGGGGTGCTCTGGGACCGGTTGGAAAGCCCGGGCCCGGAATTTCACGTCCATGAACTTGATACGGATGCCATGACCGTATCCCGTGTGCAGGGCGGAAAGCGGTGGCCCAAGCTGATTGCAAAAGAAAACATCCAGGACAATCTGATTCTTGAAACCGGCGTATTCAAAGCCCGGGCCATCCAGCTGGACCACGGCACGCCGGTGATGGCCTATAAGATTGAATTGGAGCCGGGGCTGAATATCAACAAAACAGCCCTTGCACATATGAGTCTGTCGGCCGGGCCTTGGCTTGGCCGGCTCAAAACCGCCATTGCCTCAGGACACCTTGAATCGCTTATTCGTCTTCCCGACGGCAGGTCGATTTCCGCCGGGGTCCTGGCTGAAACATTGATCCGCGTCAGTCCGGCCCTATCCTTGGTCTATGCAACAGATTTTGCAAATTCTCCGTCCAACCGGGAACGCTTGATTCGGTTTGCCCAAAATGCCCACACTTTTTTTTGCGAAGCGGCCTTTACCCGGGCCCACAAAGCCCGGGCCACCGCTTCAGGCCATCTGACCGCGGACGCCTGCGGTGAGATTGCAAAGGTCGCTAATGTTGGTCAACTGGTCCCCTTTCATTTTTCCAAACGGTATGATGGCGACCCCGGGCTGATTTATGAAGAAGTAAGGTCCGTTTATGCCGGAAAAGTAGTTTACTTCCCCGGTTCTTAG